In Rhea pennata isolate bPtePen1 chromosome 13, bPtePen1.pri, whole genome shotgun sequence, the following proteins share a genomic window:
- the NAE1 gene encoding NEDD8-activating enzyme E1 regulatory subunit isoform X1 has protein sequence MAQQGQASLKEQKYDRQLRLWGDHGQEALEAAHVCVINATATGTEILKNLVLPGIGSFTIVDGNQVSGEDVGNNFFLQKSHIGQNRAQSATELLQELNNDVSGNFVEETPEKLLDNDPSFFSRFNLVVATQLPESTLLRLAEVLWNSNIPLLVCRTYGLVGYMRIIIKEHPVVESHPDNALEDLRLDKQFPELREHIQSYDLDHMDKKDHSHTPWIVIVAKYLTKWFNEKSDQLPKSYKEKEAFRQLIRQGILKNENGSPEDEENFEEAIKNVNSALSTTKIPRYIEEIFNDDCCINLTEQSSSFWILARAVKEFVANEGQGSLPVRGTIPDMIADSSKFIKLQNVYREKAKKDTAAVGNHAAKLLQSLGKAPESISEKELKLLCSNSAFLRVVRCRSLSEEYGLNTFNKDEIISNMDNPDNEIVLYLMLRAVDRFYKQHGRYPGVYNYQVEDDIGKLKSCLTGFLQEHGLSVVVKDDYVHEFCRYGAAEPHAIAAFMGGAAAQEVIKVITGQFVIFNNTYIYSGMSQTSMTFQL, from the exons ATGGCGCAGCAGGGCCAGGCCAGCCTGAAGGAGCAGAAATACGACCGGCAGCTCAG ATTGTGGGGTGATCATGGACAAGAAGCTTTAGAAGCTGCTCATGTTTGTGTGATAAATGCAACAGCCACAGGAACTGAAATACTCAAGAACTTAGTGCTGCcag GTATTGGCTCATTTACAATTGTTGATGGGAACCAGGTCTCTGGAGAAGATGTGGGAAATAA tttctttctccaaaaaagCCATATTGGTCAG AATCGTGCACAGAGTGCCACTGAGCTCTTGCAAGAATTGAATAATGATGTTTCTGGAAATTTTGTGGAAGAG ACTCCGGAGAAACTTCTAGACAATGACCCGTCCTTTTTCAGCCGCTTTAACTTAGTGGTTGCGACCCAACTACCAGAAAG TACCTTATTGCGGTTAGCTGAAGTTCTCTGGAACTCTAACATTCCTCTACTGGTCTGTAGGACTTATGGCTTGGTTGGGTATATGAGAATCATTATTAAAGAACATCCAG TGGTTGAATCTCACCCTGACAACGCATTAGAAGATCTGAGACTAGACAAACAATTTCCAGAACTGAGGGAACATATTCAGTCTTATGACTTGGATCATATGGACAAAAAG GACCATAGCCACACTCCATGGATTGTGATTGTAGCCAAGTATCTAACAAAATGGTTCAATGAG aaaagcGATCAGTTGCCTAAgagttacaaagaaaaagaagccttCAGACAACTGATTAGACAAG GTATCCTAAAGAATGAAAATGGGTCCccagaagatgaagaaaacttTGAAGAAGCTATAAAAAATGTGAACTCAGCGTTAAGTACTACAAAG ATTCCCAGGTATATTGAAGAGATTTTTAATGACGACTGCTGCATCAATCTCACAGAGCAG TCGTCCTCCTTTTGGATTTTGGCTCGAGCAGTAAAGGAATTTGTGGCAAATGAAGGGCAAGGAAGCTTACCTGTTCGGGGCACTATTCCTGATATGATAGCAGATTCTAGTAAATTTATCAAATTGCAAAATGT ATACCgtgaaaaggcaaagaaagataCTGCTGCAGTGGGTAACCATGCTGCTAAATTGTTACAGTCGCTAGGCAAG gCACCTGAgtctatttcagaaaaagaattaaagttgCTCT GCAGCAATTCAGCATTTCTTCGAGTAGTACGATGTAGGTCTCTGTCTGAAGAATATGGTTTAAACACTTTTAACAAGGATGAGATTA tttccaaTATGGATAACCCAGACAATGAAATAGTTCTGTACTTAATGCTACGAGCTGTAGATAGATTTTATAAGCAGCATGGTAGATACCCAG GTGTCTACAACTATCAGGTAGAAGATGATATTGGAAAACTGAAATCTTGCCTCACTGGTTTTCTACAAGAACATGGGTTGTCTGTAGTAGTGAAGGATGACTATGTTCATGAATT TTGTCGTTATGGAGCTGCTGAGCCACATGCTATCGCTGCATTCATGGGAG gagctgctgctcaggaagtTATCAAAGTCATTACAGGGCAGTTTGTAATTTTTAACAACACGTATATTTACAGTGGAATGTCACAGACATCAATGACTTTCCAGCTGTAG
- the NAE1 gene encoding NEDD8-activating enzyme E1 regulatory subunit isoform X3: MAQQGQASLKEQKYDRQLRLWGDHGQEALEAAHVCVINATATGTEILKNLVLPGIGSFTIVDGNQVSGEDVGNNFFLQKSHIGQNRAQSATELLQELNNDVSGNFVEETPEKLLDNDPSFFSRFNLVVATQLPESTLLRLAEVLWNSNIPLLVCRTYGLVGYMRIIIKEHPVVESHPDNALEDLRLDKQFPELREHIQSYDLDHMDKKKSDQLPKSYKEKEAFRQLIRQGILKNENGSPEDEENFEEAIKNVNSALSTTKIPRYIEEIFNDDCCINLTEQSSSFWILARAVKEFVANEGQGSLPVRGTIPDMIADSSKFIKLQNVYREKAKKDTAAVGNHAAKLLQSLGKAPESISEKELKLLCSNSAFLRVVRCRSLSEEYGLNTFNKDEIISNMDNPDNEIVLYLMLRAVDRFYKQHGRYPGVYNYQVEDDIGKLKSCLTGFLQEHGLSVVVKDDYVHEFCRYGAAEPHAIAAFMGGAAAQEVIKVITGQFVIFNNTYIYSGMSQTSMTFQL, encoded by the exons ATGGCGCAGCAGGGCCAGGCCAGCCTGAAGGAGCAGAAATACGACCGGCAGCTCAG ATTGTGGGGTGATCATGGACAAGAAGCTTTAGAAGCTGCTCATGTTTGTGTGATAAATGCAACAGCCACAGGAACTGAAATACTCAAGAACTTAGTGCTGCcag GTATTGGCTCATTTACAATTGTTGATGGGAACCAGGTCTCTGGAGAAGATGTGGGAAATAA tttctttctccaaaaaagCCATATTGGTCAG AATCGTGCACAGAGTGCCACTGAGCTCTTGCAAGAATTGAATAATGATGTTTCTGGAAATTTTGTGGAAGAG ACTCCGGAGAAACTTCTAGACAATGACCCGTCCTTTTTCAGCCGCTTTAACTTAGTGGTTGCGACCCAACTACCAGAAAG TACCTTATTGCGGTTAGCTGAAGTTCTCTGGAACTCTAACATTCCTCTACTGGTCTGTAGGACTTATGGCTTGGTTGGGTATATGAGAATCATTATTAAAGAACATCCAG TGGTTGAATCTCACCCTGACAACGCATTAGAAGATCTGAGACTAGACAAACAATTTCCAGAACTGAGGGAACATATTCAGTCTTATGACTTGGATCATATGGACAAAAAG aaaagcGATCAGTTGCCTAAgagttacaaagaaaaagaagccttCAGACAACTGATTAGACAAG GTATCCTAAAGAATGAAAATGGGTCCccagaagatgaagaaaacttTGAAGAAGCTATAAAAAATGTGAACTCAGCGTTAAGTACTACAAAG ATTCCCAGGTATATTGAAGAGATTTTTAATGACGACTGCTGCATCAATCTCACAGAGCAG TCGTCCTCCTTTTGGATTTTGGCTCGAGCAGTAAAGGAATTTGTGGCAAATGAAGGGCAAGGAAGCTTACCTGTTCGGGGCACTATTCCTGATATGATAGCAGATTCTAGTAAATTTATCAAATTGCAAAATGT ATACCgtgaaaaggcaaagaaagataCTGCTGCAGTGGGTAACCATGCTGCTAAATTGTTACAGTCGCTAGGCAAG gCACCTGAgtctatttcagaaaaagaattaaagttgCTCT GCAGCAATTCAGCATTTCTTCGAGTAGTACGATGTAGGTCTCTGTCTGAAGAATATGGTTTAAACACTTTTAACAAGGATGAGATTA tttccaaTATGGATAACCCAGACAATGAAATAGTTCTGTACTTAATGCTACGAGCTGTAGATAGATTTTATAAGCAGCATGGTAGATACCCAG GTGTCTACAACTATCAGGTAGAAGATGATATTGGAAAACTGAAATCTTGCCTCACTGGTTTTCTACAAGAACATGGGTTGTCTGTAGTAGTGAAGGATGACTATGTTCATGAATT TTGTCGTTATGGAGCTGCTGAGCCACATGCTATCGCTGCATTCATGGGAG gagctgctgctcaggaagtTATCAAAGTCATTACAGGGCAGTTTGTAATTTTTAACAACACGTATATTTACAGTGGAATGTCACAGACATCAATGACTTTCCAGCTGTAG
- the NAE1 gene encoding NEDD8-activating enzyme E1 regulatory subunit isoform X2, with translation MAQQGQASLKEQKYDRQLRLWGDHGQEALEAAHVCVINATATGTEILKNLVLPGIGSFTIVDGNQVSGEDVGNNFFLQKSHIGQNRAQSATELLQELNNDVSGNFVEETPEKLLDNDPSFFSRFNLVVATQLPESTLLRLAEVLWNSNIPLLVCRTYGLVGYMRIIIKEHPVVESHPDNALEDLRLDKQFPELREHIQSYDLDHMDKKDHSHTPWIVIVAKYLTKWFNEKSDQLPKSYKEKEAFRQLIRQGILKNENGSPEDEENFEEAIKNVNSALSTTKSSSFWILARAVKEFVANEGQGSLPVRGTIPDMIADSSKFIKLQNVYREKAKKDTAAVGNHAAKLLQSLGKAPESISEKELKLLCSNSAFLRVVRCRSLSEEYGLNTFNKDEIISNMDNPDNEIVLYLMLRAVDRFYKQHGRYPGVYNYQVEDDIGKLKSCLTGFLQEHGLSVVVKDDYVHEFCRYGAAEPHAIAAFMGGAAAQEVIKVITGQFVIFNNTYIYSGMSQTSMTFQL, from the exons ATGGCGCAGCAGGGCCAGGCCAGCCTGAAGGAGCAGAAATACGACCGGCAGCTCAG ATTGTGGGGTGATCATGGACAAGAAGCTTTAGAAGCTGCTCATGTTTGTGTGATAAATGCAACAGCCACAGGAACTGAAATACTCAAGAACTTAGTGCTGCcag GTATTGGCTCATTTACAATTGTTGATGGGAACCAGGTCTCTGGAGAAGATGTGGGAAATAA tttctttctccaaaaaagCCATATTGGTCAG AATCGTGCACAGAGTGCCACTGAGCTCTTGCAAGAATTGAATAATGATGTTTCTGGAAATTTTGTGGAAGAG ACTCCGGAGAAACTTCTAGACAATGACCCGTCCTTTTTCAGCCGCTTTAACTTAGTGGTTGCGACCCAACTACCAGAAAG TACCTTATTGCGGTTAGCTGAAGTTCTCTGGAACTCTAACATTCCTCTACTGGTCTGTAGGACTTATGGCTTGGTTGGGTATATGAGAATCATTATTAAAGAACATCCAG TGGTTGAATCTCACCCTGACAACGCATTAGAAGATCTGAGACTAGACAAACAATTTCCAGAACTGAGGGAACATATTCAGTCTTATGACTTGGATCATATGGACAAAAAG GACCATAGCCACACTCCATGGATTGTGATTGTAGCCAAGTATCTAACAAAATGGTTCAATGAG aaaagcGATCAGTTGCCTAAgagttacaaagaaaaagaagccttCAGACAACTGATTAGACAAG GTATCCTAAAGAATGAAAATGGGTCCccagaagatgaagaaaacttTGAAGAAGCTATAAAAAATGTGAACTCAGCGTTAAGTACTACAAAG TCGTCCTCCTTTTGGATTTTGGCTCGAGCAGTAAAGGAATTTGTGGCAAATGAAGGGCAAGGAAGCTTACCTGTTCGGGGCACTATTCCTGATATGATAGCAGATTCTAGTAAATTTATCAAATTGCAAAATGT ATACCgtgaaaaggcaaagaaagataCTGCTGCAGTGGGTAACCATGCTGCTAAATTGTTACAGTCGCTAGGCAAG gCACCTGAgtctatttcagaaaaagaattaaagttgCTCT GCAGCAATTCAGCATTTCTTCGAGTAGTACGATGTAGGTCTCTGTCTGAAGAATATGGTTTAAACACTTTTAACAAGGATGAGATTA tttccaaTATGGATAACCCAGACAATGAAATAGTTCTGTACTTAATGCTACGAGCTGTAGATAGATTTTATAAGCAGCATGGTAGATACCCAG GTGTCTACAACTATCAGGTAGAAGATGATATTGGAAAACTGAAATCTTGCCTCACTGGTTTTCTACAAGAACATGGGTTGTCTGTAGTAGTGAAGGATGACTATGTTCATGAATT TTGTCGTTATGGAGCTGCTGAGCCACATGCTATCGCTGCATTCATGGGAG gagctgctgctcaggaagtTATCAAAGTCATTACAGGGCAGTTTGTAATTTTTAACAACACGTATATTTACAGTGGAATGTCACAGACATCAATGACTTTCCAGCTGTAG